A single region of the Oryzias latipes chromosome 19, ASM223467v1 genome encodes:
- the unc13d gene encoding protein unc-13 homolog D: FSVPYRKWVAYSRLYQSLEVDSSVLLQQLTSIEYHWHQVTLPQQQKGELSDSLHGFLQYGLCLVAKYRDIFPPTPSATPKLHTLLRILAQICKTKAFQELNPANFDLQDEICEALQTGTEDWFTVKKGLHEPMTKDLTEMGSALSRLIVEVQRDIKSNKDVWNRVFFSAMQVDVFTVVYQKFDSLLAQEVMKTLSLMKGHMDLSLSKCLFPIYLNLHGIHKNKAFLQRRGSLKLSNFHEDFREAMPYWLNQAFSTTKDRVERAVQVDQLQPLQTGSELIKHSSSAVDLVSCIQPICQLWEQLSWPDPEESFMLMVKITEDVCKIVGSYCQLLKDRVRVLSENSDHSIAINMLCVVVNDLEHLRTHLSKLPSQLNWEGLRSRLVNVIADSQFNNTLSSQLQQAQSSLSREIRSALDTLGKQLNTDIETYVRSMSTRRRIPSKSSEDAAAPLMRYLEQELQYMNENLVPENFNSLLTPLWNNSVKILYQTANQYSQQEGQMVFCQRLLYTLQCLEQCFHAEGNGLPLKSLHSDEYKTLKTYLEKNSLSSRQLIEKFFQKKTSEQRTYSGEKYGAVTLRASYRSSDQRLRVEVLNAVNLIPMDSNGSSDPFVHLCLEPNHVFPEVEPRVTQIKSCDLNPLFDESFDFLISPEQCQAPGACLVVTVLDHDTLSADDFEGEAFLSLSNVMGVSEGTEEDLSSRPDAAPAQLRLPLMHPKPNDGILKLLESRRGEREAQAFVKKRRQREKQSLEGVQP, encoded by the exons TTCTCCGTTCCCTACAGGAAGTGGGTGGCGTACAGCCGGCTGTACCAGAGCCTGGAGGTGGATTCGTCcgtgctgctgcagcagctcacCAGCATCGAGTACCACTGGCATCAGGTGACGCTGCCCCAGCAGCAG AAAGGGGAGCTGAGTGATTCTCTTCATGGTTTCCTTCAATATGGATTATGTTTGGTGGCCAAATACAGAGACATCTTCCCCCCAACTCCCTCTGCCACTCCAAAGCTGCACACTCTGCTCAG GATCCTGGCTCAGATCTGTAAGACCAAGGCCTTCCAGGAACTGAACCCAGCTAACTTTGACCTTCAGGATGAGATCTGTGAGGCCTTACAG ACAGGCACCGAGGACTGGTTCACCGTCAAAAAGGGTTTACACGAGCCCATGACCAAG GACCTGACAGAGATGGGGAGCGCCCTCTCCAGGCTGATTGTGGAGGTGCAGAGAGACATCAAGAGCAACAAGGACGTCTGGAACCGAGTATTTTTCAG TGCCATGCAGGTGGACGTGTTCACGGTCGTCTACCAAAAGTTTGATTCCCTG CTTGCACAGGAAGTGATGAAGACGTTATCGCTGATGAAGGGTCACATGGACCTGAGTCTCTCCAAATGCCTGTTTCCCATTTACCTGAACCTACACGGCATCCACAAGAACAAGGCCTTcctacagagaag AGGGTCACTGAAGCTCTCGAACTTTCATGAGGACTTCAGAGAGGCGATGCCGTACTGGCTGAACCAGGCATTCAGCACCACCAAGGACAGGGTGGAGAGGGCGGTGCAGGTGGACCAG CTGCAGCCCCTGCAGACCGGCTCGGAGCTCATCAAGCACAGCTCCTCCGCCGTGGACCTGGTCTCCTGCATCCAGCCCATCTGCCAGCTGTGGGAGCAGCTGTCCTGGCCCGACCCAGAGGAGTCCTTCATGCTGATGGTCAAAATCACGGAG GATGTTTGTAAGATTGTGGGGAGCTACTGCCAACTCCTGAAGGACAGAGTCCGGGTTCTGTCGGAGAACTCCGACCACAGCATCGCCATCAACATG ctgtgtgtgGTGGTGAATGACCTGGAGCACCTGAGGACACACCTGAGCAAGCTCCCGTCCCAGCTGAACTGGGAGGGCCTCCGCTCGCGGCTCGTCAACGTGATCGCAGACAGCCAGTTCAACAACACGCTGAGCTCCCAGCTGCAGCAGGCGCAGAGCAGCCTGAGCCGCGAGATCCGCTCGGCGCTGGACACGCTGGGGAAGCAG CTGAACACAGACATCGAGACGTACGTCAGAAGCATGTCCACCAGAAGAAGAATTCCCTCCAAGTCCTCCGAGGAC gctgctgctcctctcaTGCGGTACCTGGAACAGGAGCTGCAGTACATGAATGAGAACCTGGTGCCGGAGAACTTCAACAG CCTCCTGACTCCTCTGTGGAACAACTCGGTGAAAATCCTCTATCAGACGGCAAACCAGTATTCTCAGCAGGAAGGACAGATGGTCTTCTGCCAGAGGCTGCTGTACACGCTGCAG TGTCTGGAGCAGTGCTTCCACGCCGAGGGGAACGGACTTCCTCTGAAAAGTCTGCACTCGGACGAGTACAAG ACTCTGAAGACCTACCTGGAGAAGAACTCTCTGAGCAGCCGGCAGCTCATCGAGAAGTTCTTTCAGAAGAAAACGTCGGAGCAG AGGACGTACAGCGGAGAGAAGTACGGCGCGGTCACCCTCCGCGCCTCCTACAGGAGCTCGGACCAGAGGCTGCGGGTGGAGGTGCTGAACGCGGTTAACCTGATCCCCATGGACTCTAACG GTTCCAGCGACCCGTTTGTTCATCTGTGTCTGGAACCAAACCACGTCTTTCCTGAGGTGGAGCCTCGCGTCACTCAGATCAAGAGCTGCGACCTCAATCCTCTGTTTGACGAGTCCTTCGACTT CCTGATTTCCCCGGAGCAGTGCCAGGCTCCAGGGGCTTGCCTGGTGGTCACGGTGTTGGACCACGACACCCTAAGTGCAGACGACTTTGAGGGCGAGGCCTTTCTGTCCCTGAGCAATGTGATGGGCGTCTCTGAAGGAACCGAGGAGGACCTGAGCTCACGGCCGGATGCTGCTCCGGCTCAGCTACGCCTGCCTCTGATGCATCCCAAACCCAACG